In a genomic window of Magnolia sinica isolate HGM2019 chromosome 16, MsV1, whole genome shotgun sequence:
- the LOC131228910 gene encoding putative UDP-rhamnose:rhamnosyltransferase 1 has translation MGDGMHVVMLPWLAFGHMIPFLHLSIALAKSGIRISFLTTQKNIQRLPKIPPHLTALINLVELPFLSIDGLPEGAEATVDILHGTNEYLKKAYNLSYPFFEQFITDESSDWIIHSLQGCSMMAIRTCAEFGGEYLGLLKKLHQIPVIPIRLLPPRLLEKRETTDPKWAKTLKWLDEQPNRSVVFVCFGSECKLSRDQVFEIAYGLQLSNFPFLWALRRPIWATNDMDTLLLGFESWIASRGVVHMGWVPQLEILAHYAIGRSLFHSRWGSIIETVQYGHALIVLPLANVQSLDARHLVDKGLAIQVEINNDGSFHRDAIARSLRWAVVEEEGESIKRKSMEVRPVFSDQKLHQSYLNEFINFLKSSDGKWETTDPK, from the exons ATGGGTGATGGCATGCATGTGGTGATGCTTCCATGGCTGGCTTTTGGTCACATGATCCCATTCCTTCATCTTTCCATAGCCTTAGCCAAATCTGGCATCCGAATCTCCTTCCTCACCACTCAAAAAAACATCCAAAGGCTCCCTAAGATCCCTCCACATCTAACGGCTCTGATCAATCTAGTCGAGCTTCCTTTCCTATCCATTGACGGCCTACCCGAAGGCGCCGAGGCCACTGTTGATATCCTCCATGGGACCAACGAGTACTTAAAGAAAGCCTACAATCTCTCTTACCCCTTCTTTGAGCAGTTCATCACCGATGAATCATCCGATTGGATTATccatt CATTACAAGGATGCTCGATGATGGCCATTCGGACTTGTGCTGAGTTCGGAGGAGAGTACTTAGGCTTACTAAAGAAGTTGCACCAGATACCCGTCATTCCTATCAGATTACTTCCACCAAGGCTACTAGAGAAGAGAGAAACAACCGACCCCAAGTGGGCAAAAACACTTAAATGGCTCGATGAACAGCCTAACAGATCAGTGGTGTTTGTTTGCTTTGGAAGTGAATGTAAACTGAGCAGAGATCAAGTGTTTGAGATTGCTTATGGCCTTCAACTCTCCAATTTCCCATTTCTATGGGCCCTCAGGAGGCCTATATGGGCAACCAATGACATGGATACCTTACTACTAGGATTCGAGAGCTGGATTGCCAGTCGTGGGGTCGTCCATATGGGTTGGGTCCCTCAGTTGGAGATATTGGCCCACTATGCCATTGGTAGATCTTTGTTTCATTCTAGATGGGGGTCCATCATCGAGACAGTCCAGTATGGGCATGCGCTCATCGTATTGCCTCTCGCAAACGTCCAGTCGTTGGATGCGAGGCATTTGGTGGACAAGGGTCTGGCCATACAAGTTGAGATAAACAACGATGGGTCATTTCACAGGGATGCAATTGCTCGGTCTTTGAGGTGGGCCGTggttgaagaagaaggagaaagcatTAAGCGCAAATCAATGGAAGTGAGACCTGTTTTCAGTGATCAAAAGCTCCACCAAAGCTATTTGAACGAATTTATCAATTTCTTGAAAAGCTCTGATGGAAAGTGGGAAACAACTGATCCGAAATAA